A segment of the Candidatus Sumerlaea chitinivorans genome:
ATTCTTGTGTCTGAAGTCATGCTTCATCAGACGCAGGTGAACACGGTTCTTCGCTATTTTGAACGTTTTATGCGGAAGTTTCCGACAGTACATTCTTTAGCAGAAGCGTCGTTAGAAGACGTTATGAAACTGTGGGCGGGGCTGGGATATTACCGACGCGCTAAGCTTCTACACGCCGCAGCTCAGAAGATCTGCGCTGAATTTCGGGGAAAGGTCCCTCCTTCAATAGCCGACTTGCAGCAAATTCCCGGCATTGGCCGCTATACCGCTGGAGCAATTGCGAGTTTTGCTTTCGGAGTGCGTGCCCCGATTGTGGAAGCGAATTCGATGCGCGTGCTTCAACGGGTATTTGCGCGGCAACTTGCCTCGGAGATTACACGAGAGTCACGACTTTGGGACCTTGCTGAGCTACTCCTTCCTGTGCGAAACGTTCGTGAGCACAATTACGCGATTATGGAATTAGGCTCGTTGGTGTGTAGTCCACATGAGCCGAACTGTGAGGAGTGTCAGATTCGGTTGTGGTGTGATGCGTACGAGTTCGGGCGGCCTGCCGAGATTGGTCGGGGGAATCTTCGGTTGCCGAAGGTTGATGTCCACTTTATCACCTTGGCATATCTTGCCGGACAAGATCTCCTACTCCGCCGGATCCCTGAGGGAGAGTGGCATGCCGGCACTTATGGCCTGCCAATGGTCAGAGTCGAGTTTCCGAGTCATGGCGTCGCGGATGAGCAATGGGTTTGCAGTTTTGTCCACGGGGTGAAGCCGTATAGCTTGCAGCATATCGGGTGCTTTCGATACTCGGTAACGCGCCATCGAGTCTTTTCTCATCTGTGGCTAATTCGCCTTTCCCTTCCATGCGCACCTTCTGTTTTGCTAAATGAAGAGGAGGCTTCCGCTTTTTGGATTCCCTTGCCTAACGTCACGAACTTGCCCTTAGGTTCTCCTCATAGACGTATGGTGGAAAACGTGGTGCGTGTCACGGCGGAGGAAAAAAGCAATGGCCGCGGACAAGAAACTCTCGATTCGTGAACTGTTGGATAGCTGTTCTCAAGACATGGACCTGGAACTTGTCGCTGGTGAGAGGGGGCTCCAAAACGTGATTCGGACAGCGGAGATTACGCGACCGGGCTTGGCATTTGCTGGTTTTTACGATGTGTTTGCCTATGATCGTATTCAGATCATTGGCAACACGGAGATGTCCTACTTGCGAAGTCTTGGCCAAGAGGAGCGCCAAAATCGGTTAGACCGCGTTTTCCAATTCAAGATTCCGTGTTTTATCGTCACCAACGCGAATCCGATTCCTAAGGACTTCATGGAAAAAGCAGAGTTGTACGGTGTGCCGCTATTACGGACTACGCTGATGACGACTCGCCTTGTCAGTCATCTCAATGCGTTTCTCGAGCGCTTTTTTGCACCAGAGATTGGAGTGCACGGGGAACTGCTCGATGTTTACGGTATGGGACTGTTGATTCTCGGTGCGAGTGGGGTTGGAAAAAGTGAGGCCGCGTTAGAGCTTGTCGAGCGTGGGCATCGCCTCGTGGCAGATGACTATGTGTGGCTTCGGCGACTCTCAAAGTATGAGATTGTTGGGCGAAGCGATCAAAATATCCGCTACATGATGGAGATTCGTGGCTTGGGATTGCTGAATGTGGAAATGATGTTTGGTGTGGCCTCGGTCGTTGAGGAGAAACGCGTGGACCTTGTTGTTCAACTTGAGCGTTGGGACGAGTCGCGAGAATACGAGCGGCTGGGGCTCGACGAGCGATACCACATCTTTTTTGACGATGTGAAAATCCCTGAGTATATCATCCCAGTGCAGCCAGGTCGCAACATCTCACTGCTGCTCGAGATGGCAGCGTTGTCCCAGCGTTTAAAAAATGCGGGGAGGCATCCGGCAGACACACTCGAAAGGCAACTTATTGAGAGGGTGAATGCAGAATCAGCTGAGGGGCAAGATCGCGAGCCGTGAGCGGACGCGTAGCCAAGAGCCTAAAGCAGGACTTGCTCAGGCGAGTGTTCTTGTGGGTATTCATTGCGCTTTTTTTGAGTAGCCTACCGGCATCACCTTTCTCATTCGGTGGCGCCGTCTCTTCAAAGCAGCTGTTTCCTCAGCAACCGCCGTCTTTCGTTGGGGTTGGTTTAGGGAGTGTAGCAAGCGTGGCTGTCGAAACGGTCGGTGCGGTGAGAGTTGTCGTGGACGGAAATACAGTTTTAGACAGCCCATTTGTACCGCAGCTCACTATTTCCCAGCGGATGAATGGGTTAGTCGTCATGATGGGGGATAGGGAGCTCGCGCGCGGTAGGGAGGTCAAGATTCTCCCAACGGCGATGCACCAAGCCAGCCTGAAGTGGAAAGGGTGCCCATACTACGGTGCGTTTGAATGCTCTTTAAGGGGAAGTTCGGTTCAACTCATCAATGTGGTACCACTCGAAGATTACGTGCGCGGAGTTGCACAAGCTGAGATCGGAGATGCGCCGATCGAAGCGGTGAAAGCGCAACTCGTGGTTATTCGATCGGAAGTGATTCACAAACTCAATCTTCGACGCCACGCGGCTGAAGGTTTTGATTTTTGTACGGACAATCATTGCATGGCTTACCGCGGTGCAAAGGATGAAAATCAAAACTTGATAGAGGCAAGTCGTGCGACCGCTGGACTCGTCCTCACAAATCGCAACGGGGTTTTGGATGCCGTTTTTCATTGTGTTTGTGGTGGTGTGACCGCTGGTGCAGAAGACGTGTGGTCGAGTCCTGCTATTGAAGGACTAAGCTCTGTGTTGGATTGCTCTGGTAACCAGCAAGCGCCCGATCTATCGTCCGAGGAAGCCGCAACAAACTTTATCCTGAACCCACTGCGCGGATCATTTTGCGATTCGCAAAATGCCGTATACCCTCGCTATGCGCAGAAGTATTTTCGATGGCGGAAGGAACTGAGTGGCGAAGAGCTGTCCAAGCTGGCAGGCGTTGGTCGTGTAACGGAAATTTTTGTTAAAGAACGTCGACGAAGCGGTCGCGTTCGGCGCCTGCAAGTGATTGGAGAGCGTGGGACACGCGTATTTGAAAAGGAACTCCCGATACGAAATGCATTTGGATTATGGAGTGGTTTGTTTATCCTGCAAGTCTACAAAGCAGGGGGATGGGTGCAACGAGTGGAATTTGTGGGAGCCGGTAACGGACACGGAGTTGGGTTATGTCAGATGGGGGCTTGGTCCATGGCCCGGCAGGGCTACTCTTTCGAACGAATTCTCCAACATTATTACCCCGGTGCGCGCCTCCAAAAGCTTTATTAGAGAAATGCTTGAGGCGTGCGATCAACCGGAGGCGTTTTCATCTCCTGCCACATGTGGCCTCTAATGCGATTAGTGAGCTTTTTGAGACAGGAAATTTCGAAGGATCTGCTTACCGTGTGCGGTGAGGATCGATTCGGGGTGGAACTGAACGCCCCAAACGGGTAGCGTTTTGTGTTTGAGGCCCATAATCGTACCGTCCTCTGTCCAAGCAGTGATTTGCAGGCACTCCGGCAACGACTCGCGTTCCACAATAAGTGAGTGGTAGCGCGTCGCGATAAACGGTGAGGGAATCTGGTGAAAGAGCACATCATTGTTGTGGTGGATATCACTGGTTTTTCCGTGCATGACTTCCCGCGCACGAATTACTCGGCCCCCAAAAGCTTGCCCAATGGCCTGATGGCCTAAACACACACCGAGGATCGGTATCGTCTCCCCAAAAGTGCGAATCACATCCAACGAAATTCCAGCCTCGTTGGGGGTGCAGGGACCGGGAGAAATTACGATATGTGTGGGGCTGAGCTGAAGAATCTCAGGGAGGGAGATGCGATCGTTTCGTGCGACGTGCAGCGTAGCCCCAAGTTCTCCAAGATATTGAACCAAGTTGAAGGTAAACGAGTCGTAATTGTCGATGACAAGGATCATGTTATTCCAGCCCCCGTTCGGCCAATTCGATGGCACGAATCATTGCACTCGCCTTGTTGATGGTTTCTTTGAATTCATTTTCGGGTATGGAATCCGCAACGATTCCCGCGCCGGCTTGGATGAACGCATCGCCGCCTTTCATTACGATGGTGCGAATCGTGATGCAGGCATCCAGATTTCCGTTGAAACTGAAGTAGCCCACTGCTCCTGCATAAGGTCCCCTTCGGACTGGCTCAAGCTCTTCGATAATTTGCATAGCACGGATCTTCGGGGCACCGGTCACCGTTCCCGCGGGGAACGCCGCAGCAAAGACGTCGTATGCATCCAGCCCTTGGCGGAGCTTCCCAACAACGTTCGAGACGATATGCATGACGTGCGAGTAGCGTTCGATGATCATCAGGTCGTCAACTCTTACGCTGCCGTACTCACACACCCGCCCGCAATCGTTCCTCCCAAGATCCACCAGCATGATGTGTTCGGCTCGCTCTTTAGGGTCGGCCAGAAGTTCTCGTTCCAGCGCTATGTCTTCCTCTTTGGATTCGCCCCGCCGTCGCGTCCCTGCAATAGGACGTAATTGGACCGTGGAGCCGGTAAGCTTTACGAGGATTTCTGGGCTTGAGCCGGCTAAGCAGACTTGGCCAAAGTTGAGAAAAAACATGTAGGGGGATGGATTGATCGCTCGCAGGGCCCGGTAAACGTCAAAGGGCGACGAAGATAGGGGAACCCGAAAACGTTGGCTAATCACCACCTGAAAGATGTCCCCAGCACGAATGTACTCCTTGCAGCGTTCAACCGTATTCTCGAATCCATCCTTGGTGAAATTCGATTCCAATCGAACGGGCACACTGTTTAGCGTTTGTTCGCTGATCTCGAGGGGACGGGCTAAGGCTGCGTGAAGGGCATTAATTCGTGCCACTGCCTCGTCATAAGCTTCAGATGCGGACGTGCGCTCATCAATAAAGGCATTTGCAAGGATCCGGACCCGATGTTTTACGTGGTCAAAGATCAAAAGAGTGTCCGTGATGAGGAAAAAGAGGTCTGGCAGGTTCAAATCGTCCTCGGCGTGGTTGCCGATTTCTTCGAAGGCTCGCACAGCGTCGTAGGCAACGTACCCAACAGCGCCCCCGCAGAACGGCGGCAAGGCGGGGTCCGGAACGTAACGGTACTTGGCCATTAACCGACGAAGAGAAAAAATGGGGACATCATCCCGGAAGGATTCTTTGCGCCCCTGTGCATACTCGATCTCCACTTCATTTCCCTTGGCGCGAAACACGGCACGAGGACTGGTTCCCAGGAAACTATAGCGTCCGAGTGTTTCACCACCTTCCACACTCTCGAGCAGGAAGCTATAGGGAAGATTTCCTACCTTCTTAAACGCACTCACAGGGGTTTCCATGTCCGCAAGAATCTCGCGGTAAACTGGAATCACATTTCCCCTTTGAGCTCGTTCCAAAAATGCAGATTTAGTAGGTTCGTACACGGTCATGGCTGTGTCCTATCGACATTTGCAGCCCAGAAATCGAGCGGACGACGGCGTGCTCGTCAGGCCTCATTTTTCATAAACGGCTGAAGGATCAAAAACTTTTTCGCCATCTTCGATCCAACCCGAATCCGTAGCTTTCCGGTAGAAGCAGGAGCGGAACCCAGTGTGGCACGCCCCTCCTACTTGCTCCACCAGCAGTAAAATTGCGTCACCATCGCAATCAAGGCGTACCTCATGCACTTTCTGCACGTGTCCTGAGGACTCTCCTTTGAGCCACAGTTTCTGCCGGGAGCGGCTCCAGTACCATGCGCGTTTCTCGACAAGGGTGCGCTCAAGCGCCTCGCGATTCATCCACGCAAACATGAGGACTTCTTTCGTTTGATAGTCCTGAATAGTAACGCCGACAAGTCCGTCCGCATTGAACCGGACTGCCTCAAAGAGATTTGATTCGCCCATGATGCATGACTCCGTATTTGTTGGGTTCATGTTTTGTTGTTGCCTTACAACTCGCTCGCACATGCAATGCGCACGAGGCTAAAGAAAAGAAACCTTTCTACGGTTGTAGAGTTTTGCCTTGTGGCAGTTTTTTCAAGGCAGTTAGGGAAACGGAAAGCTGAATCTAAACCAGAGGGACGATGTGCGCATGAAAGTTGGTGTTGTCGGGCTCGGTTATGTTGGTCTGCCTCTTTTGGTCGAGATGGCAAGAAGTGGTTTCGAAGCCATTGGCATTGATGTCGATCCCAAAAAGGTCGATGCGATCAACGCTGGGAAAAGTTACATTGAGGACGTTCCAGAAGAGGATGTGCGCTTACACGTGACCGCTGGGAAGCTTCGTGCTACCTCCGACTGGGACGTCGTGCGCGATTTGGACGCTGTAAGCATTTGCGTACCGACCCCCTTGCGGAAGACGAAGGATCCGGATATTTCCTACATTGTCAGCGCGAGCGACCAGATTGCACCGCGTTTGCATAAGGGGCAAATCATCATTCTTGAAAGCACGACGTATCCGGGAACAACCGATGAACTTCTGTTACCAAAGTTTGAACGGCCGGACTTTAAGGTAGGGCATGATTTCTTCCTCGCGTTTTCGCCGGAACGTGTCGACCCCGGGAATAAGAAGTTCACGACGCGCAACACACCCAAAATCATTGGGGGCGTCACATCTGAATGCACGCGGCGGTGCGCCGAGTACTACTCAAAGATTTTCGATACCGTCGTCCCTGTCAGTTCCAGCCGCTGTGCGGAAATGGTGAAACTCCTCGAGAACACTTTCCGTAGCGTAAACATCGGACTCGTAAATGAAGTTGCCGTGATGTGCGACAAACTTGGATTGGACGTTTGGGAAGTGATTGCAGCGGCGGCAACGAAACCGTTTGGTTTTATGCCTTTCTATCCGGGACCCGGACTAGGCGGGCACTGCATCCCGATTGATCCGCACTACTTGGCTTGGAAGCTTAAGACGTTGAACTACACAGCGCGCTTCATCGAGCTCGCAAGTGAGATTAATGGCTCTATGCCGCACTTTGTGGTCGACAAGGTTGTCAGGGCACTGAACGACGACAAAAAGCCCGTGCACGGGAGCAAAATCCTAATTCTGGGAGTTGCGTATAAACCAAACGTTTCCGATGTGCGTGAGAGCCCCGCACTCGATATCATTGGACTGCTGACGGATCTGAAAGCGACGGTGAGCTACCATGACCCCTATGTCCCAGAACTCCGAGAGGGGGATCACTCGCTGACCTCAGTCCCTCTGAATGAAGCAAATCTGAAGGCCGCCGACTGCGTGATCATTGTCACGAACCATGCGGCACTGGATTATAAGCTCGTTGGGCAATGTGCTCGCCTTGTCGTAGACACCCGGAATGCCATGAAAGAGGTGCCAGTGCAGGGCCGCCTCGTCAAACTCTGACCTCTGAAGGGGAACAGTAGGTTCCGCTCGACTGACAACGGGAATCCGGCTTTACGGCTTCTGATTTTGTATTTGGGCCTCCGGATGCCCACGAAGTCACTGTTCGAGTGCAGCGATTGCCTCGTCGAGCTCTCGTACGATCCAATCGGTCGAGTAAATGATACCTTGGTGAGCAATTCTCTCTCGGAGCTGTCGGAGCCGCATGACTACGTTCTCTCTGCTCCCCGAGGTGGTTTCCCCAACCAAGGTACGGTTGAGCTGGACGTAGTCGGCAATTTGCTGCAATCTCACCTCTGCATGCTGGATTGTGCATAACACCGCCTGACGGCTTACCCCGTAACGGCGTGCAATTTCAGCAAGGCTTAATCCCTGCTGGTGGTGGAGTTCGGCGTACAGGCGTTGCTTTTTCGAGAGTAAGCCACCAAAAGCCGCTAACCGGTTTAGTATCTCTGCATTTGCCTTATGGGGTCGTGTTCTCGGACTCATTCTTGCACACGTTTCGCCGTCTCATTCTGAAATCTTTACACACTCCAATTGAAAGAACGAAATTCCCAGAGCACAGAGGGGCATTCTTCGATCAGGAAGCCAACAAAAAAAATGGAGGCGACGAGCGGATTCGAACCGCTGAATAGAGGTTTTGCAGACCTCCGCCTTACCACTTGGCTACGTCGCCATTTTTACGAACCGAAATCTATTTACCGTTATTGAGGATCGTCTATTTTCGAGAGCGAACAGCTGTCAACACTATCTTGCAATAATCGCAATGTTTTGACGCTCTGCCTCGCGTAAAACCTCGTCCTTATCGAAGATTAGACACTCTTTTGCCGACACAGCCAGTGCGCTACAGCCGCACTCCGCCATGGTTGCGATCGTCTGGCGCCCGATGACCGGGATATCGAATCGGAAGTCCTGATTGGGCTTGCTTACCTTTACGACGACACATCCTGCACCAGCGAGGGATGCGGCTCTGCGAATGCACTCGTCGGTGCCTTCAGCGGCTTCGACGGCCACAACCATTTTCTCTTTTACGACAATTGTTTGACCAACGTCTTGTCCGGCGATTGCTTTCGCAATGGGATACCCGAATTCGATATCCTGTGTTTCACGTTCAGAGGGAGGGCGACGAGGCGTAAGAAGTCCTGCCTCCGGCATGAGTCCACGCAAGAAGAGGGAGGAGTCCACCACCTGAATCCCCTCCTGCGCAAGCTCATCAGTGATAGTCTGAAGTAATGTGTCAGCCTTCCGGTTGACTGCACGGGCAAGAAGTTTCATCGCGCGCAAGTCGAAATGTCGATACTGCAAGATGGAGAGATGGGGCACCTTGCCAACCAGTGCGACGTGCCGCACATTGGCTGCCCGCAATAGCTCGATGGTGTGTTGGACTTGGCCAAGCTCAACCCAGTGCATCTCATTGGCAATTGCTTCGAGCCCGGGATTAGCCATCCCTCGAATCCCAATTACAACCACCTCGACACCTGCACCGCGGGCGGCGCGAGCCATGAGTATGGGAAAATCGCCTTGGCCAGCAACTATGCCAAGGCGTCGAATCTCTTCTTGGGGTATAGACAACGGTTCAGTCACTTGAGCGATCCACGTTGAATGGCTTATGTCTCTATGCAAGATGCTGCAAGATCTGTCCGGTTATTTCTTATTCTTCCGGGCTTCAGATTTTTGGTTATCGAAAATAGGACCTTCCAACGCATCAATTCCCTCAGCTGGGCGTGGAATTACATGGGCTGAAATCAGCTCACCAACACGTCGTGCAGCAGCAGCCCCCGCATCGACAGCGGCCTTGACCGACGCTACGTCGCCGTGGAGGAATATCGTGACGAGACCTCCGTCTGCCTTTTGGCGGGCAACCACGCGGACCTCGGCGGCCTTTGCGGCGGCGTCCGTGGCGGCGATAAGACCCACATATCCACGAGTTTCAATAAGACCCAAAGCGTCTCGCACTGTGGTCATGATGCAAGGCTCCTAATCAAACCGATCGTTCATCTTCGTCTTTCGCATGGTACGCTGGTACCAAGTTGAGCTATTGACTCAGACGAATCGGCACGTCTACAGAAAAGCATCGCATGACACCTGAAGAAAAAATCTTCCAAGGAATTGCGGTTTCGCCGGGCATTGCGATCGGGCGGGTTGCCCTATGTGCGCATCTCGGCCCTGTCCGCGCCGAACAACGCGAGATCCCGCCTGAAGAAGTAGAAAACGAGGTGGCTCGCTTCCTAAGAGCGGTGGAAGAATCTCGTGCCCAAATTGAAAAGATTCGTTCCCACGTGGCGGCTGCTTTGCACCCCAGTCATGCCGAAATCTACACCGCTCAGCTGATGTTCCTATGCGATCAGGAACTAATCGATGCTACAGTCGCTGACATCCGGAATGAGCAAAAGAACGCAGATTACCTCTTTGCTCGTCGAGTGGAACGGTTTCTCGAATCCTTGGCTGCTTTCGACGATCCCTTTTTTCATGGTCGTGATAGTGATTTCCGCGATGCAGCCCACCGGGTATTAGCCAATCTCAAGGAGCAGCCGCTGACCACGCGCGTCCATTTCGGCCCAGAGACGGTTCTCGTCGCTCATGATCTTGCCCCAAGTCAGGCTGCCAACCTTTTGAGGGAGAACGTGATTGCTCTTGCGCTTGAGCGCGGCGGGGCCACCTCGCACACAGCTATTATGGCCAAGGCGATCGAAATACCTGCAGTTGTAGGCTTGCACGGTATTACCAGTGCGGTTCAGGATGGTGCGCCGATTATTGTCGATGGCCTCGCTGGCAAGGTGATCCTGTATCCGTCGCAAGAGACTTTTCTCCATTACAGTCGCCGGCAAGGCGAGTTTATTGAACTCGAACAGCAACTCGAAAAGCTGCGTGAGTTGCCGTGTGAAACGGTGGACGGCTACTCGGTCGTCTTGCGAGCGAACCTCGAGTTTCCCAATGAGGTGCCGCACGTTATTCTCCATGGGGCCAAGGGAGTCGGACTGTTTCGTACCGAATTCGTGTTTCTGAATCGTGAGTCTCCACCTACCGAAGAGGAACAATACACATTATACCGACAGGTTGCAGAAGGGGTCTACCCCGAGACCGTGGTCTTTCGGACGCTTGATTTAGGGGGAGACAAGCTTGCGTCGGTTGTGCAGCACCAGCGTGAGCTCAATCCGTTCATGGGGCAGCGGGCCATTCGAATCTGCCTCCAAAATCCAAATTTGTTCCGTACGCAACTCCGCGCAATTTGCCGGGCGAGCTCACTGGGGAACGCTCAAATTCTCATCCCAATGGTCTCGGGCATTGAGGAGATGCGAGCTGTGCGAAGGCATCTTGAGGAGGTCAAAGCTGAGCTCGCTGCTGAGAACATTCCTTTTGACCCACAGATTCCACTTGGGGCGATGATCGAAATCC
Coding sequences within it:
- a CDS encoding Anthranilate synthase, amidotransferase component, whose protein sequence is MILVIDNYDSFTFNLVQYLGELGATLHVARNDRISLPEILQLSPTHIVISPGPCTPNEAGISLDVIRTFGETIPILGVCLGHQAIGQAFGGRVIRAREVMHGKTSDIHHNNDVLFHQIPSPFIATRYHSLIVERESLPECLQITAWTEDGTIMGLKHKTLPVWGVQFHPESILTAHGKQILRNFLSQKAH
- a CDS encoding amidase enhancer, encoding MWVFIALFLSSLPASPFSFGGAVSSKQLFPQQPPSFVGVGLGSVASVAVETVGAVRVVVDGNTVLDSPFVPQLTISQRMNGLVVMMGDRELARGREVKILPTAMHQASLKWKGCPYYGAFECSLRGSSVQLINVVPLEDYVRGVAQAEIGDAPIEAVKAQLVVIRSEVIHKLNLRRHAAEGFDFCTDNHCMAYRGAKDENQNLIEASRATAGLVLTNRNGVLDAVFHCVCGGVTAGAEDVWSSPAIEGLSSVLDCSGNQQAPDLSSEEAATNFILNPLRGSFCDSQNAVYPRYAQKYFRWRKELSGEELSKLAGVGRVTEIFVKERRRSGRVRRLQVIGERGTRVFEKELPIRNAFGLWSGLFILQVYKAGGWVQRVEFVGAGNGHGVGLCQMGAWSMARQGYSFERILQHYYPGARLQKLY
- a CDS encoding A/G-specific adenine glycosylase — encoded protein: MASEVLVNDPRARAKLSQCLRSWYRQHARKLPWRDTTDPYAILVSEVMLHQTQVNTVLRYFERFMRKFPTVHSLAEASLEDVMKLWAGLGYYRRAKLLHAAAQKICAEFRGKVPPSIADLQQIPGIGRYTAGAIASFAFGVRAPIVEANSMRVLQRVFARQLASEITRESRLWDLAELLLPVRNVREHNYAIMELGSLVCSPHEPNCEECQIRLWCDAYEFGRPAEIGRGNLRLPKVDVHFITLAYLAGQDLLLRRIPEGEWHAGTYGLPMVRVEFPSHGVADEQWVCSFVHGVKPYSLQHIGCFRYSVTRHRVFSHLWLIRLSLPCAPSVLLNEEEASAFWIPLPNVTNLPLGSPHRRMVENVVRVTAEEKSNGRGQETLDS
- a CDS encoding UDP-glucose dehydrogenase, with amino-acid sequence MKVGVVGLGYVGLPLLVEMARSGFEAIGIDVDPKKVDAINAGKSYIEDVPEEDVRLHVTAGKLRATSDWDVVRDLDAVSICVPTPLRKTKDPDISYIVSASDQIAPRLHKGQIIILESTTYPGTTDELLLPKFERPDFKVGHDFFLAFSPERVDPGNKKFTTRNTPKIIGGVTSECTRRCAEYYSKIFDTVVPVSSSRCAEMVKLLENTFRSVNIGLVNEVAVMCDKLGLDVWEVIAAAATKPFGFMPFYPGPGLGGHCIPIDPHYLAWKLKTLNYTARFIELASEINGSMPHFVVDKVVRALNDDKKPVHGSKILILGVAYKPNVSDVRESPALDIIGLLTDLKATVSYHDPYVPELREGDHSLTSVPLNEANLKAADCVIIVTNHAALDYKLVGQCARLVVDTRNAMKEVPVQGRLVKL
- a CDS encoding Anthranilate synthase, aminase component; the encoded protein is MTVYEPTKSAFLERAQRGNVIPVYREILADMETPVSAFKKVGNLPYSFLLESVEGGETLGRYSFLGTSPRAVFRAKGNEVEIEYAQGRKESFRDDVPIFSLRRLMAKYRYVPDPALPPFCGGAVGYVAYDAVRAFEEIGNHAEDDLNLPDLFFLITDTLLIFDHVKHRVRILANAFIDERTSASEAYDEAVARINALHAALARPLEISEQTLNSVPVRLESNFTKDGFENTVERCKEYIRAGDIFQVVISQRFRVPLSSSPFDVYRALRAINPSPYMFFLNFGQVCLAGSSPEILVKLTGSTVQLRPIAGTRRRGESKEEDIALERELLADPKERAEHIMLVDLGRNDCGRVCEYGSVRVDDLMIIERYSHVMHIVSNVVGKLRQGLDAYDVFAAAFPAGTVTGAPKIRAMQIIEELEPVRRGPYAGAVGYFSFNGNLDACITIRTIVMKGGDAFIQAGAGIVADSIPENEFKETINKASAMIRAIELAERGLE
- a CDS encoding HPr kinase/phosphorylase encodes the protein MAADKKLSIRELLDSCSQDMDLELVAGERGLQNVIRTAEITRPGLAFAGFYDVFAYDRIQIIGNTEMSYLRSLGQEERQNRLDRVFQFKIPCFIVTNANPIPKDFMEKAELYGVPLLRTTLMTTRLVSHLNAFLERFFAPEIGVHGELLDVYGMGLLILGASGVGKSEAALELVERGHRLVADDYVWLRRLSKYEIVGRSDQNIRYMMEIRGLGLLNVEMMFGVASVVEEKRVDLVVQLERWDESREYERLGLDERYHIFFDDVKIPEYIIPVQPGRNISLLLEMAALSQRLKNAGRHPADTLERQLIERVNAESAEGQDREP
- a CDS encoding Phosphoribosyl-AMP cyclohydrolase — encoded protein: MGESNLFEAVRFNADGLVGVTIQDYQTKEVLMFAWMNREALERTLVEKRAWYWSRSRQKLWLKGESSGHVQKVHEVRLDCDGDAILLLVEQVGGACHTGFRSCFYRKATDSGWIEDGEKVFDPSAVYEK
- a CDS encoding Phosphoenolpyruvate-protein phosphotransferase of PTS system, translating into MTPEEKIFQGIAVSPGIAIGRVALCAHLGPVRAEQREIPPEEVENEVARFLRAVEESRAQIEKIRSHVAAALHPSHAEIYTAQLMFLCDQELIDATVADIRNEQKNADYLFARRVERFLESLAAFDDPFFHGRDSDFRDAAHRVLANLKEQPLTTRVHFGPETVLVAHDLAPSQAANLLRENVIALALERGGATSHTAIMAKAIEIPAVVGLHGITSAVQDGAPIIVDGLAGKVILYPSQETFLHYSRRQGEFIELEQQLEKLRELPCETVDGYSVVLRANLEFPNEVPHVILHGAKGVGLFRTEFVFLNRESPPTEEEQYTLYRQVAEGVYPETVVFRTLDLGGDKLASVVQHQRELNPFMGQRAIRICLQNPNLFRTQLRAICRASSLGNAQILIPMVSGIEEMRAVRRHLEEVKAELAAENIPFDPQIPLGAMIEIPSAAVTADILARECDFFSIGTNDLIQYTLAVDRGNELVAYLYQPLHPAILRLLKMTVSAAEDAGIRVSVCGETAADPMMALLFVGMGVQELSMSSVNVPAVKQVIRAVSLSEAKLLAEEILSESSTAQTTAVMKKWLDKLTREERIPAGELFTASYTHIL
- a CDS encoding UDP-2,3-diacylglucosamine pyrophosphatase, which translates into the protein MTEPLSIPQEEIRRLGIVAGQGDFPILMARAARGAGVEVVVIGIRGMANPGLEAIANEMHWVELGQVQHTIELLRAANVRHVALVGKVPHLSILQYRHFDLRAMKLLARAVNRKADTLLQTITDELAQEGIQVVDSSLFLRGLMPEAGLLTPRRPPSERETQDIEFGYPIAKAIAGQDVGQTIVVKEKMVVAVEAAEGTDECIRRAASLAGAGCVVVKVSKPNQDFRFDIPVIGRQTIATMAECGCSALAVSAKECLIFDKDEVLREAERQNIAIIAR
- a CDS encoding Ethanolamine utilization protein similar to PduA/PduJ, whose protein sequence is MTTVRDALGLIETRGYVGLIAATDAAAKAAEVRVVARQKADGGLVTIFLHGDVASVKAAVDAGAAAARRVGELISAHVIPRPAEGIDALEGPIFDNQKSEARKNKK